CCCGCGTCCGCAGCCGCCAGGAGATCGTGGCCCCGCGCGCCGACCTGACACACGCTGCCAACTTTCTCTACATGCTCAGCGGCAAGGAGCCGACCTCAGAGCAGGCCCGCTTGTTTGACATCGCGCTGGTGCTGCACGTCGATCACGGCATGAATGCCAGCACCTTCACGGCGATTGCCACCGCCAGCACCCTCAGCGACATGTATTCCTGCGTGGTGTCGGCCATCGGTGCCCTCAAGGGGCCGCTGCACGGCGGAGCCAACGAGGCAGTCATGGACATGCTCGACGAGGTGGGCACGCCCGACAAGGCCGCTGACTTCATCACCAAAAAGCTCGACAACAAAGAGAAGATCATGGGCGTGGGCCACCGCGTCTACAAGAATTTCGATCCGCGCTCGCGGGTGCTGCGTGACTACGCCGAGCACGTGGCCAGCAAGGAAGGCAAGAGCAACTATTATCAGATTCTGGAAACCATCGAGAAGATCGTGGTGGACCGCATGGGGTCGCGCGGCATTTATCCCAATGTGGATTTCTACAGCGGCACGGTGTACGCCGATCTGGGCATCAGCAAGGAATTCTTCACCCCGATTTTTGCATTGGCCCGTGTCGGCGGCTGGTGCGCCTCGGTCATCGAGTACACCCGCGACAACAGACTGCTGCGCCCCGACGCCGTGTACACCGGGGCCACCGACCAGCACTATGTGGAGCTGAAAGACCGGCAGTA
This portion of the Deinococcus rubellus genome encodes:
- a CDS encoding citrate/2-methylcitrate synthase; this translates as MTEIAKGLEGVLFTESKLTFINGSEGILTHLGIPIQEWAEKSTFEELSCALLAGKLPSAAELAKFDAALRANREVPAELLKEISGFPPHANPMQMLRTAISALGLYDPQSEDTSEAARSAISIRLIAQFATVIAAVARVRSRQEIVAPRADLTHAANFLYMLSGKEPTSEQARLFDIALVLHVDHGMNASTFTAIATASTLSDMYSCVVSAIGALKGPLHGGANEAVMDMLDEVGTPDKAADFITKKLDNKEKIMGVGHRVYKNFDPRSRVLRDYAEHVASKEGKSNYYQILETIEKIVVDRMGSRGIYPNVDFYSGTVYADLGISKEFFTPIFALARVGGWCASVIEYTRDNRLLRPDAVYTGATDQHYVELKDRQ